The Bos mutus isolate GX-2022 chromosome 7, NWIPB_WYAK_1.1, whole genome shotgun sequence genome window below encodes:
- the LOC102285179 gene encoding histone H2B type 1-C/E/F/G/I, translating into MPEPAKSAPAPKKGSKKAVTKAQKKDGKKRKSSRKESYSVYVYKVLKQVHPDTGISSKAMGIMSSFVKDIFKCIAGEASRLAHYNKRSTITSREIQTAVRLLLPGELAKHAVSEGTKAVTKYTSSK; encoded by the coding sequence ATGCCTGAACCGGCTAAGTCTGCTCCTGCCCCTAAAAAGGGCTctaaaaaagctgtgaccaaggcccagaagaaggaTGGCAAGAAGCGCAAGAGCAGCCGCAAGGAGAGCTACTCCGTGTACgtgtacaaggtgctgaagcaagtCCATCCGGACACTGGCATCTCGTCCAAGGCCATGGGAATCATGAGCTCCTTTGTCAAGGACATTTTCAAGTGCATAGCTGGTGAGGCATCACGCCTGGCGCATTACAACAAGCGCTCgactatcacatccagggagatccagaccgctgtgcgcttgctgctacctggggagctggccaagcacgccgtgtccgagggcactaaggctgtcaccaagtataccagctccaagtaa